GGTTAACCCAACTTTACAAGAGTCTTTAAGTGAATCTGAATCAGAATTTACGGCGAAAAAACCAGTCATGCTTGCTTCGATCAAAATTGCCTGTTCCGATCCCCACAATGACAAACCCAGGCAATTTGCTTGCCACCTATAGCAAAAGGCGATCCAAGGACGTGTAAAATGCTGTATTAGGTCTTGGCCGGACCATTCCGGAAATCATAAGAATCCAGCTAAACCTGGCAGTGGCTCAAAATTCTCCCTGGTGGTTGCGGCAGCACGCCCAAAACAGAGTGCAGGCGTTTTTAAAGTGTGGCTGTTTTGCCTCAGGTTGGTTGCGGGCCATCACCCTACTCGCTTGAGTACCTGAAGCCCAAATTTTAGATTGCCCTGGCAGGGATTTATAACATTGGTATTGAGGTTGACTATGAGGTATCGTGCTTTAATCGTTTCACTCCTCGCCTTGTGCTTGGGTGTGCTGACTGCTTGTAGCAGTGGGCCAAGTACTACTGTGAACCGGGATCTACTCACCTACGAGCAGATTAGAGGAACTGGTTTGGCAAACACTTGTCCCCAACTCGATGAGACCTCACGTGGTTCCATCAGTGTGGATACTAGCAAGTCTTACACCCTGAACGGCTTGTGCTTGCAGCCAATCGACTTCTTTGTGAAGGAAGAAAGTGTTAGCAAGCGTTCTCAAGCGTCCTTCAAGCCTGCGAAGCTAGTGACTCGCCAAACTTCTTCCATCGAAGCTGTAAATGGTGCATTGCAGCCTAATTCAGATGGCAGCTTCACCTTTAAAGAAGAAGATGGTCTCGACTTCCAAGCCATCACCGTGCAATTGGCTGGTGGTGAGCGGGTGCCTTTCCTATTTACTATCAAAGACTTGGTGGCTCAAACCCAACCTGGTTTGAATGGTGTGATCAACACCTCTACTGACTTTGAAGGTAAGTTCAAAGTCCCCTCCTATCGGACCTCCAACTTCTTAGACCCCAAAGGTCGCGGTCTGGCTACAGGGTATGACAACGCCGTTGCCCTCCCAGCTCAAGCGGATAGTGCTGAACTAACACGCGAAAACGTGAAGAGCTTTAATGTGGGTCAAGGTCAGATTTCTCTCCAAGTCGCTAAGATTGACAACACTACTGGCGAAATTGCTGGCACCTTTGAAAGTGAGCAACCTTCGGAAACTGACATGGGTTCTCGTGAGCCTTTAGAAGTCAAAATCCGGGGTATTTTCTACGCTCGTCTGGAGCCAGGTCAAGCCTAAGGTGGCGATCGCAGTAGCAATACTACTGCAACTAACTTGATAGTTATCTGACAATAACTTGACAAGTTATCAGACACCCAAAAAGCAGCTAGCTAAAATGTTGAGCTAACACTGATAGATATGAGAGGGGTATTTCACCCCTCTTTTGCTATATAAGTGGGTGCTATGCAATTGGGTGCTATGTAATTGGGAGAAAATGCATGCGGTACTCACTCTTGAGCCAGTTTCAAGGTGTACTGGTAGGCGCAGCCATCGGAGAACTGTTAGGAGTGTATTGGGCTCAAGTCACCCCAGTAGACCCGCTCAACTCCACAGCACCTCCACTACCTTTGAATTGCCCGGAGCAATGGTCACACCTGTTAACCGCTACCTCAGTTCGAGAGAAACTCAGCATCTCTGAGTCAGGATGGGGCCGCTTAGTCGTGCGGGGCGCTCAAAGTTTAGTGCGGCGAGGAGATCTGGATTTCGCAGATTGGCAGCAGCCTCGCCAACCCAATCCTCAGAAAGCTGCTGATTTGGGAACGCTGAGAGCAAGTCTGAGGGCAAGTGAGCTGGCGATCGCTAGCCTTCCGATCGCGCTGTTCTTTCATGAAGATGAAGCTAAGATTTATCAGAACCTAGAACGGCTTAGCCAGGAAGTTGCACCTGAACCCAGCTCAATTCTGCCAAGCTTTATGATTAGTTTGGCGATCGCGCAAGCCCTGCAAAACCAGTTTCATCCCCAGCGCTCAATTCCCCAAATGATTGCGGCCATTACTCGCTTAGAAACGAGATTAGGTCGCCCTGTGGCCAAGGCAGACTCCGTGGCAATCTTGATGCAGCAATTGGCTCAAGTACAAACTTTACTAGAGCAGCAGGCCAGCTTGGAACGAGCGCGATCGCAGCTATGCCAATCTCCACAGCAAGCGCTACAGGCCACCCCTACCCTTCACGAACTACAACCGATCATGGCAGCACTTTATTGTTGCCTTGCCACCCCTAACGACTGGCGTCTCGCAGTCTTACGCTCGCTACAGATGCAAATGGCGCCAGCCTTAGTCGCAACTCTGACGGGTGCTATGTCGGGAGCGGCCAACAGCCTAGCTGGAATTCCTGTGGAGTGGCGCTTAGCCCTCGATCACCCCAACTCTAGCTCTACCCTGAAATCACTTTGGCAAGTGGTGGAGTTTGAAGCAGAGGTAATGGAATTAGCTTCCGACTTGCTAGCTACCTGGTCGGGCACCTATGATACACAAAAGTTTCCAGTTAAGCGCTACCACGTCCCAGCGATCGCCGCTCCCCATGTGATTCGTCCCCGCTAATGTCCATCCATGTCTTACCGTCCACGATATTAGTCACTACATCAATTGTGATGGTCCTTCCCTTACCCTCTGATATTGACCAGCTAGCATGGATGAATAACTAAGCGGGTGCTGCCACGATTTTTTTGGACAGCCTTTAACAATGGAACCTACCTCATGTACACAACAGATTTTTTACCGCCTCGCCTGCATTTCTTTTCACACTGTTGCTTGTAGATCCCAATAGCTATGAGAGCGCTTCAGTTGTTGATGCGGCGGGCTGAGCGGTTGTGTAAACGCTATCGGACCCATTGGTGGCGTGTGTACGTGGCGGACGCATCGCGTAAAACCTTTGGTCATGCCCTGAGTCAGAGTTGGAATCGTCAGCCTTTAGCCACTCCGTCAGTTGGCTTGCGATCGCAAAACCTGCACCAGTACAGACCCCCCACGATGGTGATTGTGGCTGTGCTTTCGCTAACAAGCACCATTGGTTACCGCTTCTATAACGAACCCAAACTAGATGTTGGCACTGCGGCTCCTCAAACGATCCGGGCTCCCCAAAATGCCAGCGTAGAAGACCCAAAAACCACAGAAGACAAGCGGCGGGAAGCACGGACTGGAGCAGTTCCAGTATTAATGCTCGATCTGGCTGTCAATCAGCGGGTGCAAGAGGCTTTAGCTCAGGCTCTAAAACGCGGAACCGAGCTGCGGCAAATGGCTGGAACGTTTCCGGTTGCCCCTACTTACAACCTATCCCTACCCACCCAAATTTATCTACGCCAAGCTGAGGAATGGGAGTGGCGAATCATTTTAGGAGCCGTGGAAGCGCCTGCCAGCCCTACCTCGGAATTAGGCAGTAGCACTGACCCGGAGCTGAGTGCCTGGTTGAAGCTGGATGCCCCTCCCCTTAATGCGGCTCAACAGCAGGCGATCGCAGAACTACGCAGTTATCGCCAAGCCATACCCGCTCAAGAC
Above is a window of Trichocoleus desertorum ATA4-8-CV12 DNA encoding:
- a CDS encoding photosystem II manganese-stabilizing polypeptide, whose protein sequence is MRYRALIVSLLALCLGVLTACSSGPSTTVNRDLLTYEQIRGTGLANTCPQLDETSRGSISVDTSKSYTLNGLCLQPIDFFVKEESVSKRSQASFKPAKLVTRQTSSIEAVNGALQPNSDGSFTFKEEDGLDFQAITVQLAGGERVPFLFTIKDLVAQTQPGLNGVINTSTDFEGKFKVPSYRTSNFLDPKGRGLATGYDNAVALPAQADSAELTRENVKSFNVGQGQISLQVAKIDNTTGEIAGTFESEQPSETDMGSREPLEVKIRGIFYARLEPGQA
- a CDS encoding ADP-ribosylglycohydrolase family protein; the protein is MRYSLLSQFQGVLVGAAIGELLGVYWAQVTPVDPLNSTAPPLPLNCPEQWSHLLTATSVREKLSISESGWGRLVVRGAQSLVRRGDLDFADWQQPRQPNPQKAADLGTLRASLRASELAIASLPIALFFHEDEAKIYQNLERLSQEVAPEPSSILPSFMISLAIAQALQNQFHPQRSIPQMIAAITRLETRLGRPVAKADSVAILMQQLAQVQTLLEQQASLERARSQLCQSPQQALQATPTLHELQPIMAALYCCLATPNDWRLAVLRSLQMQMAPALVATLTGAMSGAANSLAGIPVEWRLALDHPNSSSTLKSLWQVVEFEAEVMELASDLLATWSGTYDTQKFPVKRYHVPAIAAPHVIRPR